One segment of Patescibacteria group bacterium DNA contains the following:
- a CDS encoding MerR family transcriptional regulator gives MDKSGRLAELLKIGELAQAARVLPSTIHYYTREGLLKFADQSPGGYRLYDRSWALKRLKEIQRLQTARRLTIREIKKYFRR, from the coding sequence ATGGACAAGAGCGGCCGGTTGGCTGAGTTGTTAAAAATCGGGGAATTGGCCCAAGCGGCCAGAGTTTTGCCCTCCACCATCCATTACTATACGCGGGAAGGGTTGCTTAAATTCGCCGATCAATCACCAGGCGGTTATCGCCTGTATGACCGGTCTTGGGCCTTGAAACGGCTCAAGGAAATACAGCGATTGCAAACCGCTCGTCGTTTGACTATCAGGGAAATAAAAAAGTATTTTCGCCGCTGA